A genomic region of Paralichthys olivaceus isolate ysfri-2021 chromosome 18, ASM2471397v2, whole genome shotgun sequence contains the following coding sequences:
- the ugcg gene encoding ceramide glucosyltransferase — MALLELAMQGLAVFGFILFFVLWLMHLMSIIYVRLHLHKKRSEVKQSFVQQTGVSLLKPLKGVDPNLISNLETFFTLDYPKYEILLCIQDEDDPAVDVCKKLLGKYPNVDARLFIGGKKVGINPKINNLMPGYEGAKYGLVWICDSGIRVKPDTLTDLTNQMTEKVGLVHGLPYVADRQGFAATLEQVYFGTSHPRSYISANVTGIKCVTGMSCLMRKDVLDQAGGLVAFAQYIAEDYFMAKAIADRGWKFSMATQVALQNSGSYSIGQFQSRMIRWTKLRINMLPGTVLEPVSECFLASLIIGWAAHHVFRWDMMAFFMCHCLAWFISDYIQLTGVQGGALCFSKLDFAVAWFIRESMAVQIFLSALWDPTISWRTGRYRLRCGGTAEEILDV, encoded by the exons ATGGCCCTGCTGGAGCTCGCCATGCAGGGACTCGCCGTGTTCGGCTTCATCTTGTTCTTCGTCCTGTGGCTCATGCACCTCATGTCCATCATCTACGT gcgtCTCCACCTCCATAagaagaggtcagaggtcaaacagtCATTTGTGCAGCAAACAGGAGTTTCTCTCTTGAAGCCCCTGAAGGGAGTGGACCCAAACCTCATCTCCAACCTGGAGACGTTCTTTACTCTGGATTACCCCAAG TATGAGATCTTGCTCTGCATCCAGGATGAGGACGATCCTGCTGTCGACGTCTGCAAGAAACTTTTGGGAAAATATCCCAACGTTGACGCTCGTTTATTCATCG GGGGCAAGAAAGTTGGAATCAACCCGAAGATCAACAACCTGATGCCTGGTTATGAAGGAGCCAAATACGGGCTGGTGTGGATCTGTGACAGCGGCATCAGAG tgaaACCTGACACCCTGACAGATCTGACCAATCAGATGACAGAGAAGGTGGGATTGGTCCACGGGTTGCCGTATGTTGCCGACCGGCAAGGCTTCGCCGCCACGCTGGAGCAG GTGTATTTTGGGACGTCTCATCCTCGATCTTACATCTCAGCGAATGTGACGGGGATAAAGTGCGTAACAGGGATGTCGTGTCTAATGAGGAAGGACGTGTTGGATCAGGCCGGCGGTTTGGTCGCTTTCGCTCAGTACATCGCTGAAGATTACTTCATGGCTAAAGCCATCGCAGACAG AGGCTGGAAGTTCTCCATGGCAACGCAGGTGGCACTGCAGAATTCTGGGTCTTATTCTATTGGCCAGTTTCAGTCCCGTATGATCAG ATGGACTAAACTGAGGATCAACATGCTTCCTGGCACCGTGTTGGAGCCCGTCTCTGAGTGCTTCCTGGCCAGCCTCATTATTGGCTGGGCTGCTCATCACGTGTTCAG GTGGGACATGATGGCGTTCTTCATGTGTCACTGTTTGGCCTGGTTTATTAGTGACTACATTCAACTCACTGGAGTTCAG GGCGGCGCTCTCTGCTTCTCGAAGCTGGACTTTGCGGTGGCGTGGTTCATCAGAGAGTCGATGGCAGTGCAGATCTTCTTGTCAGCTCTGTGGGACCCGACCATCAGCTGGAGAACCGGTCGATACCGGCTCCGCTGTGGCGGCACAGCTGAAGAGATCCTCGATGTGTAG